The Mycolicibacterium doricum genome includes a region encoding these proteins:
- the pbpA gene encoding D,D-transpeptidase PbpA codes for MNTSLRRISVTIMVLIVLLLGNATVTQVFTADSLRSDPRNQRVLLDEYSRQRGQITAGGQLLAYSVSTPGRFRFLRVYPNAQAYAPVTGFYSLTYSSTGLERAEDAILNGSDQRLFGRRLADFFTGRDPRGGNVVTTINPQVQQAAWDAMEAGCNGPCKGSVVALEPSTGKILAMVSAPSYDPNLLAAHDVEQQTAAWQQLRDNPDNPLVNRAISETYPPGSTFKVITTAAALENGATPDTQLTAAPRVPLPNSSVTLENFGGSACGSGPTVPLREAFARSCNTAFVEMGIDTGTEALKKTASAFGLDMPPAPIPLQVAESTVGPIGDAAALGMSSIGQRDVALTPLQNAMVAATVANEGVTMRPYLVDSLRGPDLANLTTTEPVDERRAVTPEVAATLTALMVGAEQQTQQKGAIAGVQIASKTGTAEHGTDPGNTPPHAWYIAFAPAQAPKVAIAVLVENGGNRLSATGGQVAAPIGRATIAAALREGS; via the coding sequence ATGAACACCTCACTGCGGCGCATCTCGGTCACGATCATGGTCTTGATCGTGCTGTTGCTCGGCAACGCCACCGTCACCCAGGTTTTCACCGCCGACAGCCTGCGCAGCGACCCGCGCAACCAGCGCGTGCTGCTCGACGAGTACTCCCGCCAGCGCGGTCAGATCACCGCCGGCGGCCAGCTGCTGGCGTATTCGGTGTCCACCCCCGGGCGGTTCAGGTTCTTGCGGGTGTATCCGAATGCGCAGGCCTACGCACCGGTCACCGGCTTCTACTCCCTCACCTACTCGAGCACCGGCCTGGAACGGGCCGAGGACGCGATCCTCAACGGCTCCGACCAACGGCTCTTCGGCCGCCGGTTGGCCGACTTCTTCACCGGCCGCGATCCGCGCGGCGGCAACGTGGTCACCACTATCAACCCGCAGGTGCAGCAGGCCGCCTGGGATGCCATGGAGGCCGGCTGCAACGGGCCGTGTAAGGGGTCGGTGGTGGCGCTGGAGCCGTCGACGGGCAAGATCCTCGCGATGGTGTCCGCGCCGTCCTACGATCCGAACCTGCTGGCCGCCCACGACGTCGAACAACAGACCGCCGCGTGGCAGCAGCTGCGCGACAATCCGGACAACCCGCTGGTCAACCGGGCGATCTCGGAGACCTACCCGCCCGGGTCGACCTTCAAGGTGATCACCACCGCCGCCGCCCTGGAGAACGGCGCGACCCCGGACACCCAACTGACCGCGGCACCGCGCGTCCCACTGCCGAACAGTTCCGTGACCCTGGAGAACTTCGGCGGCTCGGCCTGCGGCAGCGGCCCCACCGTGCCGCTACGCGAAGCGTTCGCCCGGTCGTGCAACACCGCCTTCGTCGAGATGGGCATCGACACCGGTACGGAGGCCCTGAAGAAGACGGCGTCGGCTTTCGGGCTCGATATGCCGCCCGCGCCGATCCCGCTGCAGGTCGCCGAATCCACGGTCGGCCCGATCGGTGACGCCGCCGCACTGGGCATGTCCAGCATCGGGCAGCGCGACGTGGCGTTGACACCGCTGCAGAACGCGATGGTCGCTGCCACCGTCGCGAACGAAGGGGTGACCATGCGGCCCTACCTGGTCGACAGCCTGCGTGGACCCGACTTGGCAAACCTTACGACGACCGAACCGGTCGACGAGCGCCGGGCGGTGACACCCGAGGTCGCGGCTACACTGACTGCCCTGATGGTCGGCGCTGAGCAGCAGACGCAGCAGAAAGGAGCCATCGCCGGCGTGCAGATCGCGTCGAAGACGGGCACTGCCGAGCACGGGACTGACCCGGGCAACACTCCGCCCCATGCCTGGTACATCGCCTTCGCACCGGCGCAGGCGCCCAAGGTCGCCATCGCCGTGCTCGTCGAGAACGGCGGCAACCGGCTCTCGGCCACCGGCGGACAGGTCGCCGCACCGATCGGCCGGGCCACCATCGCCGCGGCACTGCGGGAGGGATCGTGA
- a CDS encoding protein kinase domain-containing protein, producing the protein MSPRVGVTLSGRYRLQRLIATGGMGQVWEAVDSRLGRRVAIKVLKAEYSTDPEFVERFRAEARTVAMLNHPGIASVYDYGETDMDGEGRTAYLVMELVNGEPLNSVLKRTGRLSLRHALDMLEQTGRALQVAHTAGLVHRDVKPGNILITPTGQVKLTDFGIAKAVDAAPVTQTGMVMGTAQYIAPEQALGHDATAASDVYALGVVGYESLSGRRPFTGDGALTVAMKHIKETPPPLPADLPPNVRELIEITLVKNPGMRYRSGGPFADAVAAVRSGRRPPRPNQAPSIGRATPAAVPSAAQARAAAHLTGRAPATAARGRPAGTIHRPPPPRRTFSPGQRALLWAAGVLGALAIVIAVLIVLNAQDRKESELPPQTVTNTIVETTPYQSPAAMPKWTPDWTSSAVIGHGGDIFGAVRPDAVVVSAHLRALPAPAQTWLRTQT; encoded by the coding sequence ATGAGTCCGCGCGTCGGTGTCACCCTCTCCGGCCGCTACCGGCTCCAGCGGCTCATCGCCACCGGTGGTATGGGCCAGGTGTGGGAAGCCGTGGACAGCCGCCTGGGCCGGCGTGTCGCCATCAAGGTCCTCAAGGCCGAGTACTCCACCGACCCGGAGTTCGTCGAACGGTTCCGCGCCGAGGCGCGCACCGTCGCGATGCTCAACCACCCCGGTATCGCCAGCGTGTACGACTACGGCGAGACCGACATGGACGGCGAGGGCCGCACCGCGTACCTGGTGATGGAACTGGTCAACGGTGAACCGTTGAACTCGGTGCTCAAACGCACCGGCCGGCTCTCCCTGCGGCACGCCCTCGACATGCTCGAGCAGACCGGGCGCGCCTTGCAGGTCGCACACACCGCCGGCCTGGTGCACCGCGACGTCAAGCCCGGCAACATCCTCATCACCCCGACCGGTCAGGTGAAACTCACCGACTTCGGTATCGCCAAGGCCGTCGACGCGGCCCCGGTCACCCAGACCGGCATGGTGATGGGCACGGCGCAGTACATCGCGCCCGAACAGGCCCTGGGTCATGACGCGACCGCAGCCAGCGACGTGTACGCGCTCGGCGTCGTCGGCTACGAATCCCTCTCCGGCAGGCGGCCTTTCACCGGTGACGGTGCACTGACCGTGGCGATGAAGCACATCAAGGAGACCCCCCCGCCGCTGCCCGCGGACCTGCCGCCGAATGTGCGCGAGCTGATCGAGATCACACTGGTGAAGAACCCTGGTATGCGGTACCGGTCCGGCGGTCCGTTCGCCGATGCGGTGGCAGCCGTGCGGTCCGGCCGCCGTCCGCCGCGACCGAACCAGGCGCCGAGCATCGGACGCGCCACCCCTGCTGCGGTCCCCTCCGCAGCGCAGGCCCGCGCGGCCGCCCACCTCACCGGCCGGGCACCGGCCACCGCGGCCCGAGGGCGTCCGGCGGGCACGATCCACCGGCCGCCGCCACCACGTCGCACGTTCTCCCCGGGTCAGCGGGCCCTGCTCTGGGCCGCCGGTGTGTTGGGCGCGCTCGCGATCGTCATCGCGGTCCTGATCGTGCTCAACGCCCAGGACCGCAAGGAAAGCGAACTGCCGCCGCAGACCGTGACGAACACCATCGTCGAGACCACGCCGTACCAGTCGCCCGCCGCAATGCCCAAGTGGACGCCCGATTGGACCTCTTCTGCGGTCATCGGTCATGGTGGAGACATATTCGGGGCAGTCCGCCCCGACGCGGTTGTTGTATCCGCGCACCTACGGGCGCTGCCCGCCCCAGCACAGACATGGCTTCGAACACAGACATGA
- a CDS encoding FHA domain-containing protein FhaB/FipA encodes MQGLVLQLTRVGFLLLLWLFIWSVLRILRTDIYAPTGAVMVRRGLALRGSLLPNRQRNVARQLVVTEGALAGTRITLGSQPVLIGRADDSTLVLTDDYASTRHARLSPRGSEWYVEDLGSTNGTYLDRAKVTTAVRVPIGTPVRIGKTVIELRP; translated from the coding sequence ATGCAGGGGTTGGTGCTGCAGCTGACGCGTGTCGGCTTCCTGCTGCTGCTGTGGTTGTTCATCTGGTCAGTGCTGCGCATCCTGCGCACCGACATCTATGCACCGACGGGTGCGGTGATGGTGCGCCGCGGCCTGGCGCTGCGGGGCTCGCTGCTGCCCAACCGGCAGCGCAACGTCGCCCGCCAACTCGTCGTCACCGAGGGCGCGCTGGCCGGCACCCGGATCACGCTCGGTTCCCAACCGGTGCTCATCGGGCGGGCTGATGACTCGACCCTCGTGCTCACCGACGACTACGCGTCCACCCGGCACGCCAGGCTGTCGCCACGAGGGTCGGAGTGGTACGTCGAAGACCTAGGATCGACCAACGGCACGTACCTTGACAGGGCGAAGGTGACGACTGCGGTAAGGGTTCCGATAGGCACGCCGGTTCGAATCGGCAAGACGGTGATCGAGCTGCGCCCGTGA
- a CDS encoding FtsW/RodA/SpoVE family cell cycle protein, translating to MTTQPQSPVTVTPPLPNRRNAELLLLAFAAAITTVALLMVEANQEQGISWDLAQYTAGYLALFAGAHLAVRRYAPYADPLLLPVVALLNGLGLVMIHRLDLAQGELTGRGLGGTANQQMLWTLVGVIGFACVITFLSDHRMLARYGYVCGLAGLILLAIPAVLPASMSEQNGAKIWIELPGFSIQPAEFSKILLLVFFAAVLVDKRELFTSAGKHFLGMTLPRPRDLAPLLAAWIASIGVMVFEKDLGTSLLLYTSFLILLYVATDRVSWVAIGLSLFAAGCVAAYYLFGHVRVRVQTWLDPFADPEGAGYQLVQSMFSFATGGVFGTGLGNGQPGTVPAASTDFIIAAVGEELGLVGFSAVLMLYTILVIRGLRTAIAVRDSFGKLLAAGLASTLAFQLFIVVGGVTRLIPLTGLTTPWMSYGGSSLVANYLLLAILLRISHAARRPISTKPVPQTPIAAASTEVIGKV from the coding sequence ATGACCACCCAGCCGCAGTCACCGGTGACGGTCACTCCGCCGCTGCCGAATCGGCGGAACGCCGAATTGCTGCTGCTGGCCTTCGCCGCGGCCATCACCACCGTCGCCCTGCTGATGGTGGAGGCCAACCAGGAGCAGGGCATCAGCTGGGACCTGGCGCAGTACACTGCCGGATACCTCGCGCTGTTCGCCGGGGCGCACCTGGCGGTGCGCCGCTATGCGCCCTACGCCGATCCGCTTTTGCTGCCGGTTGTCGCCCTGCTCAACGGGCTGGGACTGGTGATGATTCACCGCCTCGACCTGGCCCAGGGCGAGCTGACCGGCCGGGGCCTAGGCGGCACGGCGAACCAGCAGATGCTGTGGACGCTGGTCGGGGTCATCGGATTCGCCTGTGTCATCACGTTTCTCAGTGATCATCGGATGCTGGCGCGGTACGGGTACGTCTGCGGCCTGGCCGGTTTGATCCTGTTGGCGATCCCGGCGGTGCTGCCCGCGTCGATGTCGGAGCAGAACGGCGCCAAGATCTGGATTGAGTTGCCGGGCTTCTCGATTCAGCCAGCGGAGTTCTCCAAGATCCTGCTGCTGGTCTTCTTCGCCGCCGTGCTGGTCGACAAACGGGAGCTGTTCACCAGTGCGGGAAAACACTTCCTGGGGATGACACTGCCGCGGCCGCGCGACCTCGCCCCGCTGCTGGCGGCGTGGATCGCCTCGATCGGCGTCATGGTGTTCGAGAAGGACCTCGGCACCTCACTGCTGCTCTACACGTCGTTTTTGATCCTGCTCTACGTCGCCACCGACCGGGTCAGCTGGGTGGCGATCGGACTGAGCCTGTTCGCGGCGGGCTGCGTCGCGGCGTACTACCTCTTCGGCCACGTCCGTGTGCGGGTGCAGACCTGGCTCGACCCGTTCGCCGATCCCGAGGGCGCGGGCTACCAACTGGTGCAGTCGATGTTCAGCTTCGCGACCGGAGGCGTCTTCGGCACCGGTCTGGGTAACGGCCAGCCGGGGACGGTGCCGGCGGCGTCGACGGACTTCATCATCGCCGCGGTCGGTGAGGAACTCGGCCTGGTGGGGTTCTCTGCGGTGCTGATGCTCTACACGATCCTCGTCATCCGGGGACTGCGCACCGCGATCGCCGTGCGGGACAGCTTCGGCAAGCTGCTCGCTGCCGGTCTGGCGTCAACGCTGGCATTCCAGCTGTTCATCGTGGTGGGCGGCGTGACGCGGCTGATCCCGTTGACCGGGCTCACCACCCCGTGGATGTCCTACGGCGGTTCCTCGCTGGTGGCCAACTACCTGCTGCTGGCGATCCTGCTGCGGATCTCACACGCCGCGCGCAGGCCGATCAGCACCAAACCGGTGCCGCAGACACCGATCGCCGCCGCCAGCACCGAGGTGATCGGCAAGGTATGA
- a CDS encoding PP2C family protein-serine/threonine phosphatase, whose amino-acid sequence MTLVLRYAARSDRGLVRANNEDSVYAGARLLALADGMGGHAAGEVASQLVIAALAHLDDDEPGGDLLSKLDNAVREGNSAIAAHVEADPELEGMGTTLTAILFAGNRLGLVHIGDSRGYLMRDGELTQITKDDTFVQTLVDEGRITAEEAHSHPQRSLIMRALTGHEVEPTLIMREARAGDRYLLCSDGLSDPVSHDTIAEALQIPDVAESADRLIELALRGGGPDNVTVVVADVIDYDYGQTAPILAGAVSGDDDQPPPNTAAGRASAFNPKRNAPKRVAAPPEEPVKKPRSRRRIVIVATLLVLVVLAGLAIGREIVRNNYYVAAHEGTVSVMRGVDGSLLGYSLQEPYLLGCLNARNELSLISAGQSGENRGCQLLNVQDMRESERAQVIAGLPGGSLDEAIAQIEELARSSVLPICPARPPTTARRAPPPSPSPSPSPSPSPSSSPSPSPSPSPSPSGSAATNGVPRSGTSPAPETPTTVTPPPPPPSPTVTALPPPPPQPGTTCRAAS is encoded by the coding sequence GTGACCCTCGTTCTGCGATACGCCGCGCGCAGTGACCGCGGCCTGGTCCGCGCCAACAACGAGGATTCCGTCTACGCCGGTGCCCGGCTGCTGGCGCTGGCCGACGGCATGGGTGGCCACGCCGCGGGAGAAGTCGCCTCCCAACTGGTGATCGCCGCGTTGGCCCACCTCGACGACGACGAACCCGGCGGCGACCTGCTCAGCAAGCTCGACAACGCGGTGCGTGAAGGCAACTCGGCCATTGCCGCCCATGTGGAAGCCGACCCCGAGCTCGAGGGCATGGGCACCACCCTCACCGCGATCCTGTTCGCCGGCAACCGCCTGGGCCTGGTGCACATCGGCGACTCGCGTGGCTATCTGATGCGCGACGGTGAGCTCACTCAGATCACCAAGGACGACACGTTCGTCCAGACCCTCGTCGACGAAGGGCGCATCACCGCCGAGGAGGCGCACAGCCACCCCCAGCGCTCCCTGATCATGCGCGCGCTCACCGGACACGAGGTCGAGCCGACGCTGATCATGCGGGAGGCCCGCGCCGGCGACCGCTACCTGCTGTGCTCCGACGGGTTGTCGGATCCGGTCAGCCACGACACCATCGCCGAGGCGCTTCAGATACCCGACGTCGCCGAAAGCGCCGACCGGCTGATCGAGTTGGCGCTGCGCGGCGGCGGGCCCGACAACGTCACCGTGGTCGTCGCCGACGTCATAGATTACGACTACGGCCAGACGGCCCCGATCCTGGCCGGTGCGGTCAGCGGCGACGACGACCAGCCGCCTCCGAACACCGCAGCCGGCCGCGCGTCGGCGTTCAACCCGAAACGCAATGCGCCCAAACGTGTTGCGGCGCCGCCCGAAGAGCCCGTCAAGAAGCCACGGTCGAGGCGCCGAATTGTCATCGTGGCCACCTTGCTGGTGCTGGTGGTGCTGGCCGGTCTGGCGATCGGCCGCGAGATCGTGCGCAACAACTACTACGTGGCGGCTCACGAAGGCACCGTGTCGGTCATGCGCGGTGTCGACGGCTCGCTACTCGGATACTCGCTGCAGGAGCCGTATCTGCTCGGGTGCCTCAACGCCCGCAACGAACTGTCGCTGATCAGCGCGGGCCAGTCCGGCGAGAACCGCGGGTGTCAGCTGCTCAACGTGCAGGACATGCGCGAATCCGAACGCGCACAGGTGATCGCCGGTCTGCCCGGCGGTTCGCTCGACGAGGCGATCGCGCAGATCGAGGAGCTCGCCCGCAGTTCGGTGCTGCCAATCTGCCCGGCCCGGCCACCGACGACCGCCCGCCGCGCACCGCCGCCCTCGCCGTCGCCGTCGCCGTCGCCGTCGCCGTCGCCGTCAAGTTCGCCTTCGCCTTCGCCTTCGCCGTCACCGTCACCGTCAGGATCGGCCGCGACGAACGGCGTTCCGCGCTCCGGCACGTCCCCCGCGCCCGAGACGCCGACGACAGTGACACCGCCACCCCCTCCCCCGTCGCCGACCGTGACCGCGCTGCCTCCGCCGCCACCACAACCGGGAACGACCTGCCGGGCGGCATCATGA